One stretch of Cohnella algarum DNA includes these proteins:
- a CDS encoding LutC/YkgG family protein, which translates to MAETDKEWLARLEAESRAKQEAFMNGIAQKLKRPRVTEAPKHPFRGAPDFWNEFEWSLDERIERFSENWRSVGGHVARLAGMDDARAFIAAKASEMGARYIVRQNEPELASLHLEEALPDAVVSVWNTDSETHWKARSAEADFGVVMADYAAAYTGSVTVLSSKDKGRSVSLLPTVLMIVIPAERLKTRLGEILVEFDRAGRENLPAGIHFISGPSRSSDIENDLTIGVHGPGIVYALIVG; encoded by the coding sequence ATGGCTGAGACCGATAAAGAATGGCTGGCCAGGCTCGAAGCGGAGTCCCGCGCCAAGCAGGAAGCGTTCATGAACGGAATCGCGCAGAAGCTGAAGCGACCGCGCGTGACGGAAGCTCCGAAGCACCCGTTCCGCGGAGCTCCGGACTTCTGGAACGAATTCGAATGGAGCCTGGATGAGCGGATCGAGCGATTTTCCGAGAACTGGCGCAGCGTGGGCGGGCATGTGGCCCGGCTCGCCGGAATGGACGACGCCCGCGCTTTCATCGCGGCGAAAGCATCCGAAATGGGGGCGCGCTATATCGTGCGCCAGAACGAGCCGGAGCTCGCCTCGCTTCATCTCGAAGAGGCGCTCCCGGACGCCGTCGTCTCCGTTTGGAATACCGATTCGGAGACGCACTGGAAGGCGCGCTCGGCCGAAGCGGACTTCGGGGTCGTCATGGCCGACTACGCGGCGGCCTATACCGGTTCGGTCACCGTGCTGTCGTCGAAGGATAAGGGCCGCTCGGTGTCGCTGCTGCCGACCGTCTTGATGATCGTCATCCCGGCGGAGCGGTTGAAAACGAGACTGGGCGAAATTCTGGTCGAGTTCGACCGGGCGGGACGGGAAAACCTGCCGGCCGGCATTCATTTCATTTCCGGGCCGAGCCGTTCGTCGGATATCGAAAACGACTTGACGATCGGGGTTCACGGCCCGGGCATCGTTTATGCGTTGATCGTAGGCTGA
- a CDS encoding FadR/GntR family transcriptional regulator: protein MEVTPLTKRNHYEEITEQLKNQILEGKLKIGDKLPSTKEMSERFGVGRSTTREALSALKAMGLIEIRQGGGCRVISSRLSAASSDIRLPELDSLRLNRSTLLELLEARQSLEVSNARLAADKRTDADLRQLSAIVREMEQTIGDDLDGERTDLQFHLALAGAAHNSILLRLFESITGQLEQAIREIRRVELYANRSVAERLFREHSAIYDAVARRDAAAAGESMRLHLEHVESILTKYV from the coding sequence GTGGAAGTCACTCCGCTCACCAAGCGCAACCACTATGAAGAGATTACGGAGCAGCTCAAAAACCAGATTCTCGAAGGCAAGCTGAAGATCGGAGACAAGCTGCCTTCCACCAAGGAGATGTCGGAGCGCTTCGGCGTCGGCCGCTCGACGACCCGGGAAGCATTGAGCGCGCTTAAAGCGATGGGGCTGATCGAAATCCGGCAGGGAGGAGGCTGTCGCGTCATCAGCAGCCGCTTGTCCGCCGCGTCTTCGGACATCCGGCTGCCCGAGCTCGATTCGCTTCGCCTGAACCGCTCCACGCTCCTCGAGCTGCTGGAGGCGCGCCAGTCGCTGGAAGTCTCCAACGCCCGGCTCGCCGCGGACAAGCGTACGGATGCCGATTTGCGGCAATTGTCGGCCATCGTGCGCGAGATGGAACAGACGATCGGCGACGACCTCGATGGCGAGCGAACCGATTTGCAATTCCACCTGGCGCTGGCGGGGGCGGCGCACAACAGCATCTTGCTGCGTCTGTTCGAGTCGATCACGGGCCAATTGGAGCAGGCGATTCGGGAAATCCGGCGCGTCGAGCTTTACGCCAACCGCTCCGTCGCCGAACGGCTGTTCCGCGAGCACTCGGCAATCTACGATGCCGTCGCACGCCGCGATGCCGCCGCGGCGGGGGAATCGATGCGCTTGCATCTGGAGCATGTGGAGAGCATTTTGACCAAATATGTGTGA
- a CDS encoding sensory rhodopsin transducer, translated as MPQAKGEKHWIIPDGYIPPTSAGSLESHESVCVLNVSSEEALINFTIFFEDRDPMEDILVVVPPRRTKHIRTSSLVKNGTPIPVGVPYAIEVRSDIPVIVQYSRLDATQAENALMSVVAYPVK; from the coding sequence ATGCCGCAAGCGAAAGGCGAAAAGCACTGGATCATTCCCGACGGCTACATTCCGCCGACAAGCGCGGGATCGCTCGAAAGCCACGAATCCGTCTGCGTGCTGAACGTGTCCTCGGAAGAAGCGCTGATCAACTTCACGATTTTTTTCGAAGACCGCGACCCGATGGAAGACATTCTCGTCGTCGTTCCGCCAAGACGCACGAAGCATATCCGCACCTCGTCCCTGGTCAAAAACGGAACGCCGATCCCGGTCGGCGTTCCGTATGCGATCGAGGTGCGCAGCGACATACCGGTCATCGTTCAATACAGCCGATTGGATGCGACGCAGGCCGAGAACGCTCTCATGTCCGTCGTCGCCTACCCGGTCAAATAA
- a CDS encoding rhamnulokinase — protein MTSTLAYDLGASSGRALLGRLTDRSIETEELHRFPNDPVQVGGRLHWDVLRLYHEMKTGLLKAKNKGIALQSLGIDTWAVDFGFIGANGELLGNPYNYRDRHTEGAMEQLFEQIPSAEIFNRTGIQFLTFNSIFQLFALKRDENPILREAKRFLMIPDLLRYFLTGERFNEFSNATTTQLYNPLKGDWDRELIGKLGLPEQWFGEIVQPGTRVGSLLPSLCEELGIEPVPVYAVAEHDTGSAVAAVPALDRSFAYLSCGTWSLMGTEVEKPVINDLARELNFTNEGGVGGTYRLLKNIMGLWILNETRREWERSGISYSFPELVQLAGAAPAFAAFIDPDDDAFLPPGDMPGRIRAYCAKTGQQAPEDAGAVVRCILESLALKYRYVLEMTERLSGQRFNGLHMVGGGIQNALLCQWSANAIGKPVWAGPAEGSAIGNLAVQWIAQGQFSDIWEARKVIRESFPVTTYEPQQREHWEDAYGRFLRATGLARAN, from the coding sequence TTGACGAGCACACTCGCCTATGATCTCGGCGCGAGCAGCGGCAGGGCGCTGCTCGGCCGGCTGACCGACCGTTCGATCGAGACGGAAGAGTTGCACCGTTTCCCGAACGACCCCGTGCAAGTCGGGGGACGTTTGCACTGGGACGTGCTTAGGTTGTACCATGAGATGAAGACGGGACTGCTCAAAGCGAAAAACAAGGGCATCGCCCTGCAAAGTCTCGGCATCGACACCTGGGCGGTCGACTTCGGGTTTATCGGCGCGAACGGCGAATTGCTGGGCAACCCGTACAACTACCGCGACCGGCACACCGAAGGGGCGATGGAGCAGCTGTTCGAGCAAATCCCTTCGGCCGAAATTTTCAACCGGACCGGAATTCAGTTTTTAACGTTCAATTCGATTTTCCAGCTGTTCGCGCTCAAGCGGGACGAGAACCCGATCCTGCGCGAAGCGAAGCGCTTCCTGATGATTCCGGACCTGCTGCGCTACTTCCTGACCGGCGAGCGGTTCAACGAGTTTTCCAACGCGACGACGACGCAGCTGTACAATCCGCTGAAAGGCGATTGGGACCGGGAGCTGATCGGCAAGCTCGGCCTGCCGGAACAATGGTTCGGCGAAATCGTGCAGCCGGGAACGCGGGTCGGCTCGCTGCTGCCTTCGCTGTGCGAGGAGCTCGGCATCGAGCCGGTGCCGGTTTACGCGGTCGCCGAGCACGATACCGGCTCGGCCGTCGCGGCGGTTCCGGCGCTCGACCGATCGTTCGCGTATCTCAGTTGCGGAACGTGGTCGCTGATGGGGACGGAAGTGGAGAAGCCCGTCATAAACGATCTGGCCCGGGAGCTGAATTTTACGAACGAGGGCGGCGTCGGCGGCACGTACCGGCTGCTCAAAAACATCATGGGCCTGTGGATTTTGAACGAAACGCGCCGGGAATGGGAGCGGTCGGGCATTTCCTATTCGTTCCCGGAGCTCGTGCAGCTCGCGGGAGCGGCTCCGGCGTTCGCGGCGTTCATCGATCCGGACGACGACGCGTTTCTCCCGCCGGGAGACATGCCGGGACGCATTCGCGCCTACTGCGCGAAAACCGGACAGCAAGCGCCCGAGGACGCGGGAGCCGTCGTTCGCTGCATTCTGGAAAGCCTGGCGCTGAAATACCGGTACGTGCTCGAGATGACCGAGCGGCTGAGCGGCCAGCGGTTCAACGGCTTGCACATGGTCGGCGGCGGCATCCAGAATGCGCTGCTCTGCCAATGGTCCGCGAACGCGATCGGCAAGCCCGTCTGGGCGGGACCGGCCGAAGGCAGCGCCATCGGCAACCTGGCCGTTCAGTGGATCGCGCAAGGACAGTTTTCCGACATTTGGGAGGCGCGGAAGGTTATTCGCGAATCGTTCCCGGTGACGACGTACGAGCCGCAGCAACGGGAGCATTGGGAAGACGCGTACGGCCGCTTTTTGCGCGCGACCGGACTTGCGCGCGCGAATTGA
- a CDS encoding TIGR00730 family Rossman fold protein → MKKIAVFCGSSMGASEAYASGAQELGKELARRGLSLVYGGANVGLMGAVANSVLSEGGEAIGILPGFLKNREIAHPLLSELVIVDSMHERKAKMAELADGFIVLPGGAGTMDEFFEIFTWLQLGLHAKPCGLLNVNRYFDPLIALIAHMADENFLQEKYRTAVLVDEDPGELLNRFATYGAPDVKTYDLARRA, encoded by the coding sequence ATGAAAAAAATTGCGGTATTTTGCGGGTCGAGCATGGGCGCGTCCGAAGCATACGCGAGCGGCGCCCAGGAGCTTGGCAAGGAGCTGGCCCGGCGCGGGCTCTCGCTCGTATACGGCGGCGCGAACGTCGGCTTGATGGGCGCCGTCGCCAATTCCGTGCTTTCGGAAGGCGGAGAGGCGATCGGCATTTTGCCCGGATTTCTAAAAAATCGGGAAATCGCCCATCCCCTGCTGTCCGAGCTCGTCATCGTCGATTCCATGCACGAACGGAAGGCCAAAATGGCCGAACTCGCGGACGGGTTTATCGTATTGCCCGGCGGCGCGGGTACGATGGACGAATTTTTCGAAATTTTCACGTGGCTCCAGCTCGGCCTGCACGCCAAGCCTTGCGGGCTGCTTAACGTCAACCGGTATTTCGATCCTCTGATCGCCCTGATCGCTCATATGGCGGACGAGAACTTTTTGCAGGAAAAATACCGCACCGCCGTTCTGGTCGACGAAGATCCGGGCGAGCTGCTGAACCGGTTCGCGACCTATGGGGCGCCGGACGTCAAAACGTACGATTTGGCCCGGCGCGCTTGA
- the rhaA gene encoding L-rhamnose isomerase, which produces MSSNVQKSYEEAKQLYAKHGIDVDAALAKLSEIKISMHCWQGDDVRGFLNKDQELTGGIAVTGNYPGAARTPEELRADLEKAFSLIPGKHKVNLHAIYADTDEKVELDRLEPKHFEKWVTWAKEQGLGLDFNPTCFSHENSKDGFTLSHADPKIRKFWIDHCKASRKIGAYFGEQLGQTCVTNVWVPDGYKDTPADRLAPRQRLKDALDEVFAEELNPAHNLDAVESKVFGLGAEAYTVGSHEFYMGYGLTNNKLICLDAGHFHPTEVISNKLSALSLFAEGILLHVSRPVRWDSDHVVTLDDELLDIGKELIRGDLLGKTHIGLDFFDASINRVAAWVIGTRNTIKALLRAMLEPVEALKKAELEGDYTTRLALTEEFKTYPFGAVWDYYCEKSGVPVREEWLAEIKAYEQEVLLKR; this is translated from the coding sequence ATGTCTTCCAACGTACAAAAAAGCTACGAAGAGGCGAAACAGCTTTACGCCAAGCACGGGATCGACGTGGACGCGGCGCTCGCCAAGCTTTCCGAAATCAAAATTTCCATGCACTGCTGGCAAGGCGACGACGTTCGCGGTTTTTTGAACAAGGATCAGGAGCTGACCGGCGGCATCGCGGTAACCGGCAACTATCCGGGAGCCGCCCGCACGCCCGAGGAGCTTCGCGCCGATTTGGAGAAAGCGTTCTCTTTGATTCCCGGCAAGCACAAGGTCAATCTTCACGCGATTTACGCGGATACGGACGAAAAGGTCGAACTGGACCGACTCGAGCCGAAGCATTTCGAAAAATGGGTGACCTGGGCGAAGGAGCAAGGCCTCGGCCTCGACTTCAACCCGACCTGCTTCTCTCACGAAAATTCGAAGGACGGCTTTACGCTGAGCCACGCCGATCCGAAAATCCGCAAGTTCTGGATCGACCACTGCAAGGCCTCGCGCAAAATCGGAGCCTATTTCGGCGAGCAATTGGGCCAAACGTGCGTCACGAACGTCTGGGTGCCGGACGGCTACAAAGACACGCCGGCGGACCGCCTGGCGCCGCGGCAGCGCCTGAAGGATGCGCTGGACGAAGTGTTCGCCGAGGAGCTGAACCCTGCCCACAACCTCGACGCGGTCGAAAGCAAAGTGTTCGGCCTTGGCGCGGAAGCGTACACCGTCGGCTCTCACGAGTTTTACATGGGCTACGGCTTGACGAATAACAAGCTGATCTGCCTGGACGCCGGCCATTTCCATCCGACCGAAGTGATTTCGAACAAGCTGTCGGCGCTGTCGCTGTTCGCGGAAGGCATTCTGCTGCACGTCAGCCGCCCGGTGCGCTGGGACAGCGACCACGTCGTCACGCTGGACGACGAGCTGCTGGATATCGGCAAGGAGCTGATTCGCGGCGATCTGCTCGGCAAAACGCACATCGGGCTCGATTTCTTCGATGCCAGCATCAACCGCGTCGCCGCCTGGGTCATCGGCACCCGCAACACGATCAAGGCGCTGCTGCGCGCGATGCTGGAGCCGGTCGAAGCGCTGAAAAAAGCGGAGCTCGAAGGCGACTACACGACGCGCCTCGCGCTGACCGAGGAGTTCAAGACGTATCCGTTCGGCGCCGTATGGGATTACTACTGCGAAAAATCGGGCGTTCCGGTTCGCGAGGAGTGGCTTGCGGAAATCAAAGCCTACGAGCAGGAAGTGCTGCTCAAGCGCTAA
- a CDS encoding deoxyguanosinetriphosphate triphosphohydrolase family protein, producing MNVRKLRLFDTENIHSGDDRDEYEKDYARLVQSPAFRRLQGKSQVFGAGSGDYYRTRLTHSLEVSQIAREVARRLGKSYPFLAKKEHPGLMLDPEVVECAALAHDLGHPPFGHKGEEILNDVLMQEHGLKYEGNAQNYRILMFLEKRAGSDSGLDLTASVLLGINKYPFCIDEPGRIKGVYKSEWEGIGYLRDLWEMPVGVATLEAQLMDLCDDIAYSTHDLEDGIRAGKIPMNRHLFEDDKLVAAVTQEIVEDRGNSGMFWEQVDLTDMVKRVLNQYWLQWEQIFVELGREPSRTRREMKARWVRKFANQVGIIDDPATGWKRVTFVREGQEDLELLRTMEILKKLAWVTLIKDFRVQRLHKRSDIMIRRLWDSFKDFETGKLIIPPDWLESYEQHREHWPWERLAADYIAGMTDAYAEKVYSEFYASRSGSIYERD from the coding sequence ATGAACGTTCGCAAGCTAAGGTTGTTCGACACGGAAAACATCCATTCCGGCGATGACCGGGACGAATATGAAAAGGATTACGCGAGGCTTGTCCAATCTCCCGCGTTCCGGCGGCTGCAGGGCAAGTCGCAGGTGTTCGGAGCGGGTTCGGGAGATTACTACCGCACGAGGCTGACCCATTCGCTCGAAGTATCGCAAATCGCCCGCGAAGTGGCAAGGAGACTGGGCAAAAGCTATCCCTTTTTGGCGAAAAAGGAGCATCCAGGCCTCATGCTTGACCCTGAGGTGGTGGAGTGCGCCGCGCTCGCGCACGATTTGGGACATCCGCCGTTCGGCCACAAGGGCGAGGAAATTTTGAACGACGTCCTGATGCAAGAGCACGGCCTCAAATACGAAGGGAACGCGCAAAATTACCGCATTCTCATGTTTTTGGAGAAGCGGGCGGGCAGCGACAGCGGGCTTGATTTGACCGCGTCGGTGCTGCTCGGCATCAACAAATACCCGTTCTGCATCGACGAACCCGGCCGCATTAAAGGGGTTTACAAGTCGGAATGGGAAGGCATCGGGTATTTGCGGGACTTATGGGAGATGCCCGTCGGAGTCGCGACGCTGGAAGCCCAGCTCATGGATTTGTGCGACGACATCGCCTATTCCACGCACGATCTGGAGGACGGCATCCGGGCCGGCAAAATTCCGATGAACCGCCATCTGTTCGAGGATGACAAGCTGGTTGCGGCCGTAACGCAGGAAATCGTCGAAGACCGGGGAAATTCCGGCATGTTCTGGGAGCAAGTCGATTTGACCGATATGGTGAAGCGGGTGCTGAACCAATACTGGCTGCAATGGGAGCAAATCTTCGTGGAGCTGGGACGCGAGCCGTCGCGCACGCGCCGGGAAATGAAAGCCCGCTGGGTGCGGAAGTTCGCGAACCAGGTCGGCATCATCGACGATCCGGCCACCGGATGGAAGCGGGTCACGTTCGTCCGCGAAGGGCAAGAGGACCTCGAGCTGCTCCGGACGATGGAAATTTTGAAAAAACTCGCCTGGGTGACGTTGATTAAAGATTTTCGCGTTCAAAGGCTGCATAAGCGGAGCGATATTATGATCCGAAGGCTGTGGGACAGCTTCAAGGATTTTGAAACGGGCAAATTGATTATTCCCCCCGATTGGCTGGAAAGCTACGAGCAGCACCGGGAACATTGGCCGTGGGAACGTCTTGCCGCCGACTACATAGCCGGGATGACGGACGCCTACGCCGAGAAGGTTTATTCGGAGTTTTACGCGAGCCGTTCGGGGTCGATTTACGAAAGGGATTAA
- a CDS encoding LutB/LldF family L-lactate oxidation iron-sulfur protein, protein MSHATASQPKTVKARAELALNDEFLRKAVKFTTERLRNGKKNASADHGNWDEWRERGRQIRLHTIAHLDYYLNMFVNNARANGVHVHFAETGADAVRIALDIAERKKAKTVVKSKSMVSEELHLNHALEKIGVEAIETDLGEYIIQLAGETPSHIVIPAIHKNRHQIADLLSEVAGEKLEADTTVLAGFVRKKLRESFLEADIGMTGCNFAIAETGSMVLFENEGNARMVTTLPKTQITLMGMERIIPSFRDLEVMATLLPRSATGQKLTMYMSGITGPRREADADGPDEMHIIIVDNGRSLQLGDPEFQELLNCIRCGACLNACPVYRHIGGHAYGGTYSGPIGAVLTPALNKNVAEWDDIANASSLCGACYEACPVKIPLHEMLIYLRRRKVESGHGNKLESAGMKGFAQVMGNAKRFRAVLGMGKLGQKLVVRDGSIRTKLGPLKGWNSYRVTPSLPKQSFRQRFATLDEEIRSGLKEMNPEMRSRMERIVKEREHGKGGHGHG, encoded by the coding sequence ATGAGCCATGCGACGGCATCGCAACCGAAAACGGTCAAGGCAAGGGCGGAGCTTGCGCTGAACGACGAATTTTTGCGCAAGGCGGTCAAATTTACGACCGAACGGCTTCGCAACGGGAAGAAGAACGCCTCCGCCGATCACGGCAATTGGGACGAGTGGCGGGAACGCGGACGGCAGATCCGTTTGCATACGATCGCTCACCTGGATTACTATTTGAATATGTTCGTCAATAATGCCCGGGCCAACGGGGTGCACGTGCATTTCGCGGAAACGGGCGCGGACGCCGTCCGCATCGCCCTGGACATCGCCGAGCGCAAAAAGGCCAAAACGGTCGTCAAATCGAAATCGATGGTATCCGAGGAACTGCATCTGAACCATGCGCTCGAGAAAATCGGCGTCGAAGCGATCGAGACGGACCTCGGCGAGTATATCATCCAACTGGCCGGCGAAACGCCGTCCCACATCGTCATTCCCGCCATTCACAAAAACCGTCACCAGATCGCCGATCTGCTCTCCGAGGTGGCGGGGGAGAAGCTGGAGGCGGACACGACCGTGCTCGCCGGCTTCGTGCGCAAAAAGCTGCGCGAAAGCTTTCTCGAGGCGGATATCGGCATGACCGGCTGCAACTTCGCGATCGCCGAGACCGGTTCGATGGTGCTGTTCGAGAACGAGGGCAACGCGCGCATGGTCACGACGCTGCCGAAGACGCAAATCACGCTCATGGGCATGGAACGGATTATCCCTTCCTTCCGGGACCTCGAAGTGATGGCGACGCTTTTGCCCCGTTCCGCAACCGGCCAAAAGCTGACGATGTACATGTCCGGCATTACCGGCCCGCGCCGCGAGGCGGATGCGGACGGCCCGGACGAAATGCACATCATTATCGTGGACAACGGCCGCTCGCTGCAGCTCGGCGATCCCGAATTCCAGGAGCTGCTCAACTGCATCCGCTGCGGGGCGTGCCTCAATGCCTGCCCGGTATACCGGCACATCGGCGGCCACGCTTACGGCGGAACGTACAGCGGGCCGATCGGCGCCGTGCTGACGCCGGCATTGAACAAAAACGTCGCCGAATGGGACGACATCGCGAACGCCTCGAGCTTGTGCGGCGCCTGCTACGAAGCGTGTCCCGTCAAAATTCCGCTCCACGAAATGCTTATCTACCTGCGTCGCCGCAAAGTCGAGAGCGGTCACGGCAACAAGCTGGAAAGCGCCGGCATGAAGGGCTTTGCGCAGGTGATGGGCAACGCCAAGCGGTTCCGCGCCGTGCTCGGCATGGGCAAGCTCGGCCAGAAGCTGGTCGTGCGGGACGGCAGCATCCGGACGAAGCTCGGTCCGCTGAAGGGATGGAACTCGTACCGGGTGACGCCGAGCCTGCCCAAGCAATCGTTCCGGCAGCGCTTCGCGACGCTGGACGAGGAAATTCGCAGCGGCTTGAAGGAAATGAATCCGGAAATGCGCAGCCGGATGGAACGGATCGTCAAGGAGCGCGAACACGGCAAAGGGGGGCACGGACATGGCTGA
- a CDS encoding helix-turn-helix domain-containing protein, with translation MANDWNELAARFTRASIDIDGVYKHVLPADKHCSELRGRPGSGSFFLFTLRGEAELYAQGACFELHPGKTVHLSNKTSVDLCTRSMDFEYCAVYYSNRDDKSRDKSLAETPFPIETGTNARLVDLLRKLHHTAGIPGPAAAFRSKELFYSILQELINGNRLKEDRENRSMMEQAIQFIRDRYGEPFTLNDLASLHGMRTKEFSRLFQQYAGVKPTDFLVQRRIKRAEELLATTGCSISEAAQSVGYADLAVFVKQFKQHAGFSPDVFAIPRPAG, from the coding sequence ATGGCAAACGATTGGAATGAGTTGGCCGCGCGGTTTACCCGGGCTTCGATCGACATCGACGGCGTGTACAAGCACGTTCTTCCGGCGGACAAACACTGCAGCGAGCTGCGGGGACGTCCCGGTTCGGGGTCTTTTTTCCTTTTCACGCTGCGGGGAGAGGCGGAACTTTACGCGCAAGGGGCTTGTTTCGAGCTCCATCCGGGCAAGACCGTCCACCTGTCCAACAAGACAAGCGTCGATCTGTGCACCCGGTCGATGGATTTCGAATATTGCGCCGTCTACTATTCGAACCGGGACGATAAATCCCGGGACAAATCGCTTGCGGAAACGCCGTTTCCGATCGAGACGGGGACGAACGCGAGGCTCGTCGATCTGCTTCGCAAGCTGCATCATACGGCGGGAATCCCGGGGCCGGCGGCAGCCTTCCGGTCGAAGGAGCTGTTTTACAGCATCCTGCAAGAGCTGATCAACGGCAACCGGCTGAAAGAAGACCGGGAGAACCGCAGCATGATGGAACAGGCGATTCAATTTATCCGGGATCGTTACGGCGAGCCGTTCACCCTGAACGATTTGGCAAGCCTTCACGGCATGAGGACGAAGGAGTTTTCCAGGCTGTTTCAGCAATATGCCGGCGTAAAGCCGACGGATTTTCTGGTGCAAAGACGCATCAAACGGGCCGAAGAGCTGCTCGCCACGACCGGATGCAGCATAAGCGAAGCCGCGCAAAGCGTCGGCTATGCCGACCTGGCCGTCTTCGTCAAGCAGTTCAAGCAGCATGCGGGGTTCAGTCCGGACGTGTTCGCCATCCCGCGGCCGGCAGGATGA
- a CDS encoding DeoR/GlpR family DNA-binding transcription regulator, with protein MLVAERYEYIVQLVNERGSIRVAELSELCQVTEETIRRDLDRLELAGRLRRTHGGAVSVKDQQQPPEVPYAEREILNAEEKKRIAEAAIELIRPKDRILLDASSTAWYMAAQLPDIPLTVLTNSIKVALELAAKEKIVVISTGGQLAHGSLSYVGPLAERSLDAYHVGKAFLSCKGVHLERGVSESNELQARIKSKMIGMADEVILLADSSKFGSQAFAHVADLDAIASIVTDRRMPKDMQQMITDRGISVKTV; from the coding sequence ATGCTGGTCGCGGAACGCTACGAGTACATTGTTCAGCTGGTAAACGAGCGAGGAAGCATCCGGGTTGCCGAGCTGAGCGAGCTGTGCCAAGTGACGGAGGAGACGATTCGCCGGGACTTGGACCGCTTGGAGCTGGCCGGCCGATTGCGCCGCACGCACGGCGGAGCGGTTAGCGTCAAGGATCAGCAGCAGCCGCCGGAGGTGCCTTACGCGGAACGGGAAATCCTGAACGCGGAAGAGAAGAAACGAATCGCCGAGGCGGCGATCGAGTTGATCCGTCCGAAGGACCGGATTTTGCTCGACGCCAGCTCTACGGCATGGTATATGGCGGCGCAGCTGCCGGATATTCCGCTGACCGTGCTGACCAATTCGATCAAGGTTGCCCTCGAGCTTGCGGCGAAGGAAAAGATCGTCGTCATTTCGACCGGCGGGCAGCTTGCGCACGGCTCGCTTTCGTATGTCGGTCCGCTTGCGGAGCGTTCTCTCGACGCCTATCACGTAGGCAAGGCGTTTTTGTCGTGCAAGGGCGTCCATCTGGAACGCGGCGTCAGCGAATCGAACGAACTGCAGGCGAGGATCAAGAGCAAAATGATCGGCATGGCAGACGAAGTGATTTTGCTGGCCGATTCCAGCAAGTTCGGCAGCCAGGCGTTCGCCCACGTCGCGGATTTGGATGCGATCGCTTCGATCGTTACCGACCGCCGAATGCCGAAAGACATGCAGCAGATGATAACCGATCGAGGAATATCGGTGAAAACGGTATAG
- a CDS encoding winged helix-turn-helix transcriptional regulator, which produces MNRNDEQKCLLAVNEALRVIGSKWAFGVISHLYYGSQRFNQLRRNLGNISIKSLTDILRHLEHHKIVNRQVIPTIPVSVEYSLTEKGKEYRSILLQMRKWGEKWMDASNSDLESR; this is translated from the coding sequence TTGAATCGAAACGATGAACAAAAATGTCTCCTTGCCGTAAACGAAGCGTTGAGAGTTATAGGCAGCAAATGGGCGTTTGGAGTTATATCTCACTTATATTACGGTTCGCAGCGTTTCAATCAGTTGCGTAGAAATTTGGGCAACATCAGCATCAAATCTTTAACAGATATCCTGCGACATTTGGAGCATCATAAGATCGTAAATCGTCAAGTTATTCCGACAATCCCTGTAAGCGTAGAATACTCTTTGACCGAAAAAGGAAAAGAGTACAGGTCAATACTCCTTCAAATGCGCAAGTGGGGGGAAAAATGGATGGATGCTTCGAATTCCGATTTAGAGTCACGATGA